In Burkholderia sp. WP9, a genomic segment contains:
- the trxB gene encoding thioredoxin-disulfide reductase, whose translation MPATSTKHAKVLILGSGPAGYTAAVYAARANLAPVLVTGLAQGGQLMTTTDVENWPADANGVQGPELMARFLEHAERFNTEIIFDHIHTAKLDEKPIRLIGDSGEYTCDSLIISTGASAQYLGLPSEEAFMGKGVSACATCDGFFYKQQHVAVIGGGNTAVEEALYLSGIAKKVTVIHRRDKFRAEPILIDRLLAKEKEGLVEIKWDSTLEEVTGDQSGVTGLRIKNTKTGATEDIALQGLFVAIGHKPNTDIFAGQLEMKNGYIITKGGLNGFATATSVPGVFAAGDVQDHVYRQAITSAGTGCMAALDAQRYLETIDEMVGEHAMSQEAER comes from the coding sequence AAGGTTCTGATTCTCGGTTCCGGTCCCGCCGGCTATACGGCTGCGGTCTACGCGGCGCGCGCGAACCTCGCGCCGGTGCTCGTCACGGGCCTCGCTCAAGGCGGCCAGCTCATGACCACGACCGACGTCGAAAACTGGCCTGCCGACGCCAACGGCGTGCAAGGCCCGGAACTGATGGCGCGCTTCCTGGAGCACGCCGAGCGCTTCAACACCGAAATCATTTTCGACCACATCCATACGGCCAAGCTGGATGAGAAACCGATCCGCCTGATCGGCGATTCGGGCGAATACACCTGCGACTCGCTGATCATCTCGACCGGCGCCTCGGCGCAGTACCTCGGCCTGCCGTCGGAAGAAGCGTTCATGGGCAAGGGCGTGTCGGCCTGCGCCACCTGCGACGGTTTCTTCTACAAGCAACAACATGTGGCCGTGATCGGCGGCGGCAATACCGCGGTCGAGGAAGCCCTCTACCTGTCGGGTATCGCGAAGAAGGTGACGGTGATCCATCGCCGCGACAAGTTCCGCGCCGAGCCGATCCTGATCGACCGTCTGCTGGCGAAGGAAAAGGAAGGCCTGGTCGAGATCAAGTGGGACAGCACGCTCGAAGAAGTGACCGGCGACCAGTCCGGCGTGACCGGTCTGCGCATCAAGAACACGAAAACGGGCGCCACCGAAGACATCGCGCTGCAGGGCCTGTTCGTCGCGATCGGCCACAAGCCGAACACGGATATTTTCGCGGGCCAGTTGGAGATGAAGAACGGCTACATCATCACCAAGGGCGGCCTGAATGGTTTTGCGACCGCCACCAGCGTGCCGGGCGTGTTCGCCGCGGGCGACGTGCAGGATCACGTGTACCGTCAGGCGATCACCAGCGCGGGCACGGGCTGTATGGCCGCGCTCGACGCGCAACGGTATCTGGAAACCATCGACGAGATGGTCGGCGAACACGCCATGAGCCAGGAAGCCGAGCGTTAA
- a CDS encoding Smr/MutS family protein produces the protein MPKNQPHPSEPKRARAAARPAPEPAAPAVKPKVDPAAGLAGLGALRDALKVDTQRREREKAAAAAAQREASADADLFRREIGAVAPLAVPPRATLPRNPPPPLPVQTRLDEEAVLHEAISDEYDPEVLLDTDETLSYCRPGVSQEVVRKLRRGDWIVQAQIDLHGMRREEAREALAEFIRESVKRGLRCLRVIHGKGLGSIGKEPVLKGKVRAWLVQKSEVIAFCQARPHDGGAGAVVVLLQPGALPAHTRP, from the coding sequence ATGCCGAAGAATCAGCCCCATCCGAGCGAACCGAAGCGCGCGCGAGCCGCCGCGCGGCCCGCGCCCGAACCGGCTGCGCCCGCCGTCAAGCCGAAGGTGGACCCGGCCGCCGGTCTCGCCGGCCTCGGCGCATTGCGCGACGCGCTAAAAGTCGACACGCAACGGCGCGAGCGCGAAAAGGCGGCCGCCGCGGCCGCGCAGCGCGAAGCATCGGCGGACGCCGATCTGTTTCGCCGCGAGATTGGAGCGGTCGCGCCGCTAGCCGTGCCGCCGCGCGCCACGCTGCCGCGCAATCCGCCGCCACCGCTGCCGGTGCAAACCAGACTCGACGAAGAAGCCGTGCTGCACGAAGCGATCTCGGACGAGTACGATCCCGAAGTTCTGCTCGACACCGACGAGACGCTGTCCTACTGCCGCCCCGGCGTGAGCCAGGAAGTCGTGCGCAAACTGCGCCGCGGCGACTGGATCGTGCAGGCGCAAATCGACCTGCACGGCATGCGGCGCGAGGAAGCGCGCGAGGCGCTGGCGGAGTTCATCCGCGAATCGGTGAAGCGCGGCTTGCGGTGTTTGCGCGTGATCCACGGCAAAGGTCTGGGATCCATCGGCAAGGAGCCGGTGTTGAAAGGCAAAGTACGCGCGTGGCTCGTGCAGAAGTCCGAGGTCATCGCGTTCTGCCAGGCGCGCCCGCATGACGGCGGCGCCGGCGCGGTGGTCGTGCTGCTGCAGCCGGGCGCGTTGCCGGCTCATACCAGACCCTGA
- a CDS encoding trimeric intracellular cation channel family protein, translated as MHPRLTLALTLMEALAIFAYAISGFIEARTRRLDTVGTFLVAIATAFGGGTLRDVLLERRPFYWVEHQGYLIAIFVMSLFAPMLLKMTSRLLSERVLLVADAIGLGLFSIAGTSIAHDAQMPWFTSVLMGVLTGVFGGVIRDVLCNEVPLILRDSRPYATCAFVGCWLYVLMDYFDFDTVYSVLIATAFILLARLVTFRLDVRLPH; from the coding sequence ATCCATCCGAGGCTGACCCTCGCGCTGACCCTCATGGAGGCGCTGGCGATTTTTGCATACGCCATTTCCGGTTTCATCGAAGCCAGAACCCGCCGGCTCGATACCGTGGGCACGTTTCTCGTGGCGATCGCCACGGCCTTCGGCGGCGGCACGTTGCGCGACGTGCTGCTGGAGCGGCGGCCGTTTTACTGGGTCGAGCATCAGGGCTATCTGATCGCGATCTTCGTGATGTCGCTGTTCGCGCCGATGCTGTTGAAAATGACCTCGCGTCTGCTTTCCGAACGGGTTCTGCTGGTCGCGGATGCGATCGGCCTTGGGCTCTTCAGCATCGCCGGCACATCGATCGCGCACGACGCGCAAATGCCGTGGTTCACCTCGGTGCTGATGGGCGTGCTGACGGGGGTTTTCGGCGGCGTGATTCGTGACGTGCTGTGCAACGAGGTGCCGCTGATTCTGCGTGACTCGCGGCCGTATGCGACCTGCGCGTTCGTCGGCTGCTGGCTGTATGTGCTGATGGATTACTTCGACTTCGACACGGTGTATAGCGTGCTGATCGCCACCGCCTTTATCCTTCTTGCGAGGCTGGTGACGTTCAGGCTTGATGTGCGGTTGCCGCACTAG
- the fliD gene encoding flagellar filament capping protein FliD gives MSTITSSVNSATSNAQSQVQQAAQSIISGSTGNSSMDVASLVSVLVNAKTAGQAAALQARQTSDNTTLSAYGALTSALSALQAALKNLSDGTTLSTFAATASAKGLDPKAGPGAVAGSYTIDVTQIASSQSLSSAAFGAATQLGTGTLTISVGGKSMDVVIDSTNNTLSGIAGAINKAGKNPGVTATIVTGTGGAHLVLRSANTGSANTINVATNNVQNDAGLSSLGVTSTPGANGAPSTIVSSDAGRAWRQSEAAQDALVTIGGIAARSANNAVTDAISGVTLNLSSASVNNPQTLTIAPDTTAQNTAITNFVNLYNTVVTTIGKLSSYDKSSKTGGALLGDSTLLTVKNALASIVSGGVGQGSSVVTLGHIGIALKGDPADGTLVVDNAKLTTALNTSSAQVAALFNSTNGIGAKLNKSITEFTRTGGIIDTRNSALNADLKSVTAQQSKLSDYATQLTKQYQSQFTALNTLMATMNNNSAYLTALFGGSKSAGALATNK, from the coding sequence ATGTCTACGATCACGTCTTCGGTCAATAGCGCGACCTCGAACGCGCAGAGCCAGGTTCAGCAAGCGGCGCAATCCATTATCAGCGGTTCGACCGGCAACTCGTCGATGGACGTGGCGTCGCTGGTCTCGGTGCTCGTGAACGCCAAAACGGCGGGCCAGGCGGCGGCGCTGCAAGCAAGGCAAACCAGCGACAACACCACCTTATCCGCCTACGGCGCGCTGACTTCGGCGTTGTCCGCGTTGCAGGCGGCGCTCAAGAATCTGTCTGACGGAACGACGTTGTCCACCTTCGCGGCTACCGCGAGCGCCAAGGGCCTCGACCCGAAAGCAGGCCCGGGCGCCGTGGCCGGCAGCTATACGATCGATGTCACGCAGATCGCTTCGTCGCAAAGCCTGTCTTCGGCGGCGTTCGGTGCGGCCACGCAGCTCGGCACCGGCACGCTCACCATCTCGGTCGGCGGCAAGTCGATGGATGTCGTGATCGACAGCACCAACAACACCTTGAGCGGGATTGCCGGCGCGATCAATAAAGCGGGCAAGAATCCCGGCGTCACGGCAACGATCGTGACCGGTACCGGCGGCGCGCACCTCGTGTTGCGCTCGGCTAACACCGGCTCGGCCAACACGATCAACGTGGCCACCAACAACGTGCAGAACGATGCGGGCCTGTCGAGCCTCGGCGTGACCTCGACGCCCGGGGCGAACGGCGCGCCGTCCACGATCGTATCGTCGGATGCCGGCCGAGCCTGGCGGCAGAGTGAAGCCGCGCAAGACGCGTTGGTCACCATCGGCGGGATCGCGGCGCGCAGCGCCAACAACGCCGTCACCGATGCGATTTCCGGCGTCACGCTGAATCTGTCGAGCGCGTCGGTCAACAACCCGCAGACGCTGACCATCGCGCCGGACACCACCGCGCAGAACACGGCCATCACGAATTTCGTCAATCTGTACAACACCGTTGTCACCACGATCGGCAAGCTGTCCTCGTACGACAAATCGTCGAAGACGGGCGGCGCGCTGCTGGGCGACTCGACGTTGTTGACGGTGAAGAACGCGCTGGCTTCGATCGTCAGCGGCGGGGTTGGCCAGGGCAGTTCGGTGGTGACTCTCGGCCATATCGGCATCGCCCTCAAAGGCGATCCGGCGGACGGTACGCTAGTCGTGGACAATGCGAAACTGACTACCGCGCTCAACACAAGCTCTGCGCAGGTTGCCGCGTTGTTCAATTCGACCAATGGTATTGGCGCCAAATTGAACAAGAGCATTACCGAGTTCACGCGCACGGGCGGCATTATCGACACGCGCAACTCTGCGCTGAATGCCGACCTGAAGAGCGTCACCGCGCAGCAAAGCAAGTTGAGCGACTACGCCACGCAATTGACGAAGCAGTATCAAAGCCAGTTCACTGCACTGAATACGTTGATGGCGACCATGAACAACAACTCGGCGTATCTGACGGCGTTGTTCGGCGGCTCGAAGAGCGCGGGCGCGCTGGCGACCAACAAGTAG
- a CDS encoding glutathione S-transferase family protein: MPLKLYAHPFSSYCQKVLTALYENGMPFELRLLAHDDPQVMAEFAALWPIKRFPLLVDGGRTVMEASIIIEYLGLYHPGPVPLVPADARAALEVRGMDRFFDNYISTPQQKIVYDSMRPEPERDPRAVAEARAMLDTAYGWLDKVMAEREWAAGDTFSLADCGAAPFLFYADWTHAIGPAFAHVLAYRKRLLARPSFARAVDEARPYRAFFPLGAPDRD; this comes from the coding sequence ATGCCCCTGAAGCTCTACGCCCATCCGTTCTCCTCGTACTGCCAGAAGGTCCTGACCGCGCTCTACGAGAACGGCATGCCATTCGAATTACGCCTGCTCGCGCACGACGACCCGCAAGTCATGGCCGAATTCGCCGCGCTTTGGCCGATCAAACGGTTTCCGCTGCTGGTGGACGGCGGCCGGACCGTGATGGAGGCGAGCATCATCATCGAATACCTGGGCCTTTATCATCCCGGACCCGTGCCGCTCGTGCCGGCCGACGCCCGCGCGGCGCTGGAAGTGCGCGGCATGGACCGCTTCTTCGACAACTACATTTCGACGCCGCAGCAGAAGATCGTCTACGACAGCATGCGCCCGGAGCCGGAGCGCGACCCGCGCGCCGTAGCCGAGGCGCGCGCCATGCTCGACACCGCGTACGGCTGGCTGGACAAAGTGATGGCGGAGCGCGAATGGGCCGCCGGCGACACTTTCAGCCTCGCCGATTGCGGCGCCGCGCCATTCCTCTTCTATGCCGACTGGACGCACGCCATCGGCCCGGCGTTTGCGCACGTGCTCGCTTACCGCAAGCGGCTGCTGGCGCGGCCGTCGTTCGCGCGCGCGGTGGATGAAGCGCGCCCCTATCGCGCGTTTTTCCCGCTCGGCGCGCCGGATCGGGATTGA
- a CDS encoding LysR family transcriptional regulator produces MDRFEAMEIFTRVVEANSFTKVSESLDLPRAKVSRTIQALEEHVGVRLLNRSTRQVSVTEDGALFYERCVRILAEVVDAESSLSNKRENPAGTIRVDTSGTLARALLLPALDDFYRQYPEIDVRLGLADRNIDLIQDGVDCVIRMGTPEESSLVARRIGQARIVTCASPAYLEKYGEPTTLEALSEHRAVNYVSARTGKTFPFEYEVDGEIAKVTLKSVLAVNDGSVYIGAAVLGHGIIQPSRFMVSDLINQGALKEILTTYTSPGTPLSVLYAHRRNLSSRLRAFIEWVTELARNNPDLRITDQ; encoded by the coding sequence ATGGACCGTTTCGAAGCGATGGAGATATTTACGCGTGTGGTGGAGGCGAACAGCTTCACCAAAGTATCCGAGTCGCTCGACCTGCCACGCGCCAAAGTCAGCCGCACCATCCAGGCGCTGGAGGAACATGTCGGCGTGCGTCTGCTGAACCGTTCGACGCGCCAGGTCAGCGTCACCGAAGACGGCGCGCTGTTCTACGAGCGCTGCGTGCGCATTCTCGCCGAAGTCGTCGACGCCGAATCGTCGCTGTCGAACAAACGCGAAAATCCGGCCGGCACGATCCGTGTGGATACGTCCGGCACGCTGGCCCGCGCGCTGCTGCTGCCCGCGCTCGATGATTTCTACCGGCAATACCCCGAGATCGATGTGCGGCTCGGCCTCGCCGATCGCAACATCGATCTGATTCAGGATGGCGTGGACTGCGTGATCCGCATGGGCACGCCGGAAGAGTCGAGTCTCGTCGCACGTCGGATCGGCCAGGCGCGCATCGTCACGTGCGCGTCGCCGGCGTATCTGGAGAAATACGGCGAGCCGACCACGCTCGAAGCGTTGAGCGAGCACCGCGCGGTCAATTACGTGTCCGCCCGCACGGGCAAGACGTTCCCGTTCGAATACGAAGTGGACGGCGAAATCGCCAAGGTCACGTTGAAGAGCGTGCTCGCGGTGAACGACGGCTCCGTGTATATCGGCGCGGCCGTGCTCGGCCACGGCATCATCCAGCCCTCGCGCTTCATGGTCTCCGATCTGATCAACCAGGGCGCGTTGAAGGAAATCCTCACCACCTACACGAGTCCCGGTACGCCGTTATCGGTGCTCTACGCGCACCGCCGCAATCTGAGTTCGCGGCTGCGCGCATTTATCGAGTGGGTGACCGAACTGGCGCGCAACAATCCGGATCTGCGTATTACGGACCAGTAA
- the ugpC gene encoding sn-glycerol-3-phosphate ABC transporter ATP-binding protein UgpC, whose translation MASLSIRDVYKTYPNGVPVLKGVNIDIEDGQFLILVGGSGCGKSTLLNMIAGLETVTKGEIQIDGKTVNNLSPKDRDIAMVFQSYALYPSMTVRENISFGLNIRKVPKQEQAQIVDRVSNTLQITHLLDRKPGQLSGGQRQRVAMGRALARDPVMFLFDEPLSNLDAKLRIEMRSEIKLLHQRLGTTIVYVTHDQIEAMTLGDRIAVMKDGIVQQFGAPQEIYDSPSNLFVAGFIGAPPMNFIQGKLVEQGAGVALELDTGVARTALNLPFDSAKVKSHVGRDVILGLRPERITDARGAHGDNAKLQPIEVKVDVIEPTGPDTLVFAQVNGKRIVSRVHPASNPQPLTNTTLLFDTSKAVLFDPTNEERIA comes from the coding sequence ATGGCAAGCCTTTCCATCCGTGACGTGTACAAAACTTACCCGAACGGGGTGCCGGTCCTGAAGGGTGTCAATATCGACATCGAAGACGGCCAGTTCCTGATTCTCGTCGGCGGTTCGGGCTGCGGGAAGTCGACGCTACTCAACATGATCGCCGGCCTCGAAACCGTGACCAAGGGCGAAATTCAGATCGACGGCAAGACGGTGAACAACCTGTCGCCGAAAGATCGCGATATCGCGATGGTGTTCCAGTCGTACGCGCTGTATCCGTCCATGACGGTGCGCGAGAACATCTCGTTCGGTCTGAACATCCGCAAGGTGCCGAAGCAGGAGCAGGCGCAGATCGTCGACCGTGTGTCGAACACGCTGCAGATCACGCACCTGCTGGATCGCAAGCCGGGGCAACTGTCCGGCGGCCAGCGCCAGCGCGTGGCCATGGGCCGTGCTCTCGCGCGCGATCCGGTCATGTTTCTGTTCGACGAACCGCTGTCGAACCTCGACGCGAAACTGCGTATCGAGATGCGTTCGGAAATCAAGCTGCTGCATCAACGCCTCGGCACGACGATCGTCTACGTGACGCACGATCAGATCGAAGCCATGACGCTCGGCGACCGCATCGCGGTGATGAAAGACGGCATCGTGCAGCAGTTCGGCGCGCCGCAGGAAATCTACGACTCGCCGTCGAACCTGTTCGTGGCGGGCTTCATCGGCGCGCCGCCGATGAACTTCATCCAGGGCAAGCTGGTCGAGCAGGGCGCGGGCGTGGCGCTCGAACTGGATACGGGTGTCGCGCGCACGGCGCTGAACCTGCCGTTCGACTCCGCGAAGGTGAAGTCGCACGTTGGCCGTGACGTGATTCTCGGCCTGCGTCCGGAGCGCATCACCGACGCGCGTGGCGCGCACGGCGACAACGCGAAGCTGCAGCCGATCGAAGTGAAGGTCGACGTGATCGAGCCAACCGGCCCGGACACGCTGGTGTTCGCGCAGGTCAACGGTAAGCGGATCGTGAGCCGCGTGCACCCGGCTTCGAATCCGCAACCGCTGACGAACACGACGCTGCTGTTCGATACCTCGAAGGCGGTGCTGTTCGATCCGACCAACGAAGAGCGGATTGCCTGA
- a CDS encoding carbohydrate ABC transporter permease translates to MQPKMTISRAVIYAALILFALYFLFPLYVMLSTSFKDIDQLRTGNLLTPPTHWTVEPWIKAWSGACTGVRCDGMQPFFMNSVRMVIPAVLISSIIGAFNGYVLTHWRFRGADPIFTMILVGCFIPFQAILLPMARFEGFLGLSNTTTGLVVVHVIYGIAFTTMFFRNFYVSIPAELVKAARIDGAGFFTIFTKILLPVSLPIFMVCLIWQFTQIWNDFLFGIVFSGVDSMPITVALNNLVNTSTGVKEYNVDMAGAIIAALPTLLVYIIAGRYFVRGLTAGAVKG, encoded by the coding sequence ATGCAGCCTAAGATGACGATCAGCCGTGCCGTCATTTACGCGGCCTTGATTCTGTTTGCCCTGTATTTCCTGTTCCCGTTGTACGTGATGCTGTCCACGTCGTTCAAGGACATCGATCAGCTGCGCACCGGCAACCTGCTCACGCCGCCTACGCACTGGACCGTCGAGCCGTGGATCAAGGCGTGGAGCGGCGCCTGCACGGGCGTGCGTTGCGACGGCATGCAGCCGTTCTTCATGAACTCGGTGCGGATGGTGATTCCCGCCGTGCTGATCTCGTCGATCATCGGCGCGTTCAACGGTTATGTGCTCACGCATTGGCGTTTCCGTGGCGCGGATCCGATCTTCACGATGATCCTGGTCGGCTGCTTCATTCCGTTCCAGGCGATCCTGCTGCCGATGGCGCGTTTCGAAGGATTTCTCGGCCTGTCGAACACGACCACCGGCCTGGTGGTGGTGCACGTGATCTACGGTATCGCCTTCACCACGATGTTCTTCCGCAACTTCTACGTGAGCATTCCGGCTGAACTCGTGAAGGCGGCGCGTATCGACGGCGCGGGTTTCTTCACGATCTTCACGAAGATTCTGCTGCCGGTTTCGCTGCCGATTTTCATGGTGTGCCTGATCTGGCAATTCACGCAGATCTGGAATGACTTCCTGTTCGGTATTGTGTTCTCCGGTGTCGATTCGATGCCGATCACGGTGGCGCTGAACAACCTCGTGAATACCTCGACCGGCGTAAAGGAATACAACGTGGACATGGCCGGCGCGATCATCGCCGCACTGCCCACGCTGCTGGTGTACATCATCGCCGGACGCTATTTCGTGCGCGGCCTGACGGCGGGCGCAGTGAAGGGCTAG
- a CDS encoding sugar ABC transporter permease has product MTASISGNGKTASVTRRASPMAALADRWIPKLVLAPSVVISLIFVYGFIAITGYLSLSNSRLMPRYEFVGLDRYRELFDNDVFWTSAANLGWFGIPFIGICIGLGLFLAILLDQQIRNEGALRAVFLYPMALSFIVTGTAWQWIMTPSIGLEKVFHDWGWTSFSFSWLGDPDKAIFCVVIAAVWQSTGFVMALFLAGLRGVDGEIFKAAQMDGAGLPTIYRKIVIPSMRPVFFSVLLILCHITIKTFDLVVALTAGGPGTSSSLPAIFMYTFSFNRGQLGVGAASSMMMLATVVAVLVPLMYLESRSTRNAA; this is encoded by the coding sequence GTGACTGCTTCTATCAGCGGAAACGGGAAAACGGCCTCCGTCACCCGCCGCGCGTCGCCCATGGCGGCCCTTGCCGATCGCTGGATTCCGAAGCTGGTGCTCGCACCCAGCGTCGTGATCAGCCTGATCTTCGTGTATGGCTTCATCGCCATTACCGGCTATCTGTCGCTGTCCAATTCGCGACTGATGCCTCGTTATGAATTTGTCGGTCTCGACCGTTATCGCGAACTGTTCGATAACGACGTGTTCTGGACGTCGGCTGCGAACCTCGGCTGGTTCGGCATCCCGTTCATCGGTATCTGTATCGGCCTCGGTCTCTTTCTCGCGATCCTGCTCGATCAGCAGATTCGCAATGAAGGCGCGCTGCGCGCCGTGTTCCTGTACCCGATGGCGCTGTCGTTCATCGTGACGGGTACGGCATGGCAATGGATCATGACGCCGAGCATCGGCCTCGAGAAGGTGTTTCACGACTGGGGCTGGACGAGCTTTTCGTTCAGCTGGCTGGGCGATCCGGACAAGGCGATTTTCTGCGTCGTGATCGCGGCCGTGTGGCAGTCCACCGGCTTCGTCATGGCGCTGTTCCTGGCGGGCCTGCGCGGTGTGGACGGTGAAATCTTCAAGGCGGCGCAGATGGACGGCGCGGGCTTGCCCACCATCTACCGCAAGATCGTGATTCCGAGCATGCGCCCGGTGTTCTTCTCCGTGCTGCTGATTCTCTGCCACATCACGATCAAGACGTTCGACCTGGTGGTCGCGTTGACCGCGGGCGGTCCGGGCACGTCGTCGTCGCTGCCGGCTATTTTCATGTACACGTTTTCGTTCAATCGCGGGCAGCTGGGCGTCGGCGCGGCATCGTCGATGATGATGCTCGCCACTGTCGTGGCCGTGCTCGTGCCGCTGATGTATCTGGAATCGAGGAGCACCCGCAATGCAGCCTAA
- a CDS encoding ABC transporter substrate-binding protein — MKFRAIMGALCAAGLMCGVSAVQAAESIEVLHWWTSGGESKAVGVLKDDMTKQGYTWKDFAVAGGAGAAAMTALKTQVISGNAPSAAQIKGPLIQDWAQQGVLVPIDSAAGDWKKNLPPEIDKIMHADGHYVAAPFSVHRVNWLYINKAALDKAGGKAPTTWPEFFAVADKMKAAGIQPIAMGGQPWQDLTLWEDVVLSQGADFYKKALVDLDEKTLTSDKMVGVFDTVRKIQGYFDAGRTGRDWNLATAMVINGKAGMQFMGDWAKGEFANAGKKSGSDYICAAVPGTEKSYTFNVDSFVFFQQKGAKAATPGQLALAKTIMSPEFQEQFSLNKGSIPVRLGVSMAKFDDCAKKSYADEQVAIKSGGYVPSLAHGMAQPDAAAGAISDVVTKFMNSQQDSKSAVAALAKAAKTK; from the coding sequence ATGAAATTTCGCGCGATCATGGGCGCTTTGTGCGCCGCAGGTCTGATGTGTGGCGTCTCGGCCGTTCAGGCTGCCGAGTCGATCGAAGTGTTGCACTGGTGGACTTCGGGCGGCGAATCGAAAGCCGTCGGCGTCCTCAAGGACGACATGACGAAGCAGGGTTACACGTGGAAGGACTTTGCGGTTGCGGGTGGCGCCGGCGCGGCTGCCATGACGGCACTCAAGACGCAGGTGATCTCGGGCAACGCGCCGAGCGCTGCGCAGATCAAGGGTCCGCTGATCCAGGACTGGGCGCAGCAAGGCGTGCTGGTGCCGATCGACTCCGCCGCGGGTGACTGGAAGAAGAACCTGCCGCCGGAAATCGACAAGATCATGCACGCAGACGGTCACTACGTCGCCGCACCGTTCTCGGTGCACCGCGTGAACTGGCTGTACATCAACAAGGCAGCGCTGGACAAGGCAGGCGGCAAGGCGCCGACCACGTGGCCTGAGTTCTTCGCCGTGGCCGACAAGATGAAGGCCGCGGGCATCCAGCCGATCGCGATGGGTGGCCAGCCGTGGCAAGACCTGACGCTGTGGGAAGACGTCGTGCTGTCGCAAGGCGCGGACTTCTACAAGAAGGCGCTGGTCGACCTCGACGAAAAGACGCTGACTTCGGACAAGATGGTCGGCGTGTTCGACACGGTCCGCAAGATTCAAGGTTACTTCGACGCGGGCCGCACGGGCCGTGACTGGAACCTGGCAACGGCCATGGTCATCAACGGCAAGGCCGGCATGCAGTTCATGGGCGACTGGGCGAAGGGCGAATTCGCCAACGCCGGCAAGAAGTCGGGCTCGGACTACATCTGCGCCGCTGTGCCGGGCACGGAAAAGTCCTATACGTTCAACGTCGACTCGTTCGTGTTCTTCCAGCAGAAGGGCGCGAAGGCGGCAACGCCGGGTCAGCTCGCACTGGCCAAGACGATCATGTCGCCGGAGTTCCAGGAACAGTTCAGCCTGAACAAGGGTTCCATCCCGGTTCGTCTGGGCGTGTCGATGGCCAAGTTCGACGACTGCGCGAAGAAGTCGTACGCGGATGAACAAGTGGCGATCAAGTCGGGCGGCTACGTGCCTTCGCTGGCACACGGCATGGCGCAACCGGATGCAGCAGCCGGCGCGATCTCGGACGTGGTCACGAAGTTCATGAACTCGCAGCAGGATTCGAAGAGCGCGGTTGCCGCGCTCGCGAAGGCAGCGAAGACCAAGTAA